The following coding sequences are from one Hymenobacter sp. DG25A window:
- a CDS encoding glutathione peroxidase, whose product MKAFFLVALGGMAACGFSSSTASKTATTAPATMTEATAQGTVYDYTVKDINGKDVSLGQYKGKKLLIVNTASECGYTPQYKELEELNKKYGDRVTVLGFPANNFGGQEPGSNQEIATFCEKNYGVTFPLFSKVSVKGDDTEPLFKYLSDKSKNGAVGEAPSWNFCKYLVDEQGHVLKFYPSKVKPMSEELVADILK is encoded by the coding sequence CGCTGGGCGGTATGGCCGCCTGCGGTTTTTCTTCTTCTACTGCGTCTAAAACCGCCACTACTGCTCCTGCTACCATGACCGAAGCTACCGCACAAGGCACCGTGTATGATTACACCGTGAAGGATATTAATGGCAAAGATGTCAGCCTCGGCCAGTATAAAGGCAAGAAGCTGCTCATCGTAAATACGGCCTCGGAGTGCGGTTACACGCCTCAGTACAAGGAGCTGGAAGAGCTGAATAAGAAGTACGGCGACCGGGTAACCGTGCTAGGCTTCCCCGCCAACAATTTCGGGGGCCAGGAGCCCGGCTCCAACCAGGAAATTGCCACCTTCTGCGAGAAGAACTACGGCGTTACTTTCCCGCTGTTCTCCAAGGTTTCCGTGAAGGGTGATGACACCGAGCCGCTGTTCAAGTATCTCTCCGATAAGTCGAAAAACGGCGCAGTAGGGGAGGCCCCTTCCTGGAATTTCTGCAAATACCTGGTAGATGAGCAGGGCCACGTCCTCAAATTCTACCCTTCTAAAGTAAAGCCCATGAGCGAAGAGCTGGTGGCCGATATTCTGAAGTAG
- a CDS encoding 7TM diverse intracellular signaling domain-containing protein: MHSFHHFLSSFSGRWLSGGWLSLLLLLVLTLENPVAAQINPLRVRTGLEELYVEPACYGVLEDPTGELTLAQVQQPANARRFVRGDKIATNIEHTNSAYWLRVQVQAEGAVRRHWYLELFDSHINEVAFFPAADPTLVVYTGADLPLTTRKLPYKNFLFFLPLQANETQTYYLRLKSTSKTSFLSRLRTEQSLADHFQAEYGLLGAFYGVLLIMVIYNLCIYLFIGEQTYLRYVLYVGSCSLLFLSEDGLGFQYLWPNQPELNQVVILGSPILLLLTFSYYARQFLDAPQRLPRYDKWLRIVVLVSVFVLLLDAVWLHLGWGFWLYLLPYGMLYYAAFRVWRMGMRAARFFLLAHALVALSVGFLILRKLGINTFTNTITVYSMNAAFVIEVVVLSYALGEKIKAIKDATIRAQAKLVKQLHKKHQAQNRLVEQLRQNQELKDQLNTELEGEVARRTEELRRQSDTISAQNRELLQANGLLALQSAAIEKLNTDLQRDLHQSQTARVLSKEVDFGEFSRIYPDKDACLVYLADLKWARGYHCRKCGHEKFCDGREPYSRRCTRCRYVESATAYTLFQKCKFSIVKALYAVFLIHTHKGNYSSQELSRVLDLRQATCWSFQQKVLEAMQRRRQVPDYDVNEGWTHVLLDDSVPVEEEQG; encoded by the coding sequence ATGCACAGCTTTCACCACTTCCTTTCTTCATTCTCGGGGCGCTGGCTTTCCGGTGGCTGGCTGAGCCTGCTGCTTCTGCTGGTATTAACTCTGGAAAATCCGGTGGCAGCCCAGATAAATCCCCTGCGGGTGCGCACCGGTCTGGAAGAGCTTTATGTGGAACCGGCGTGTTATGGTGTGCTGGAAGACCCCACTGGTGAGCTTACGCTGGCCCAGGTGCAGCAGCCGGCCAATGCCCGGCGGTTTGTGCGCGGCGATAAAATAGCCACCAACATAGAGCATACCAACTCTGCCTATTGGTTGCGGGTGCAGGTGCAGGCGGAGGGGGCAGTGCGCCGGCATTGGTACCTTGAATTGTTTGATTCTCACATCAATGAGGTGGCCTTCTTCCCGGCCGCCGACCCCACGCTGGTGGTCTATACCGGCGCCGACCTGCCGCTGACGACCCGCAAGCTGCCCTACAAAAACTTCCTGTTTTTTCTGCCGCTGCAGGCTAATGAAACCCAAACCTATTATCTGCGGCTGAAGTCAACGTCCAAAACCAGCTTCCTGAGTCGGCTCCGCACAGAGCAGTCCTTAGCCGATCATTTTCAGGCCGAATACGGTCTGTTGGGCGCTTTCTATGGGGTGCTACTGATTATGGTCATCTATAATCTGTGCATTTACCTGTTCATTGGCGAGCAGACCTACCTGCGCTACGTGCTCTATGTGGGAAGCTGCAGCTTGCTATTTCTGTCTGAAGACGGGTTAGGCTTTCAGTACCTCTGGCCTAATCAGCCCGAGCTGAACCAAGTGGTTATTCTGGGCTCGCCCATCCTGTTGCTGCTCACTTTCAGCTACTATGCCCGGCAGTTTCTGGATGCCCCGCAGCGACTGCCCCGCTACGATAAGTGGCTGCGCATTGTGGTGCTGGTAAGTGTGTTCGTCCTTCTGCTGGATGCCGTCTGGCTGCACTTGGGGTGGGGCTTCTGGCTTTACCTGCTTCCCTATGGCATGTTGTACTATGCCGCTTTCCGGGTATGGCGGATGGGGATGCGGGCCGCCCGCTTTTTCCTGCTAGCGCATGCGCTGGTGGCCCTTAGTGTGGGCTTCCTGATTTTGCGCAAGCTAGGTATTAACACCTTTACTAATACCATCACGGTGTACAGCATGAATGCGGCCTTCGTGATAGAAGTAGTAGTGCTATCCTATGCCCTGGGTGAAAAGATCAAGGCCATTAAGGATGCCACCATTCGGGCGCAGGCCAAGCTGGTAAAGCAGCTGCACAAAAAGCATCAGGCCCAAAACCGGCTGGTAGAGCAGCTGAGGCAGAATCAGGAACTGAAAGACCAGTTGAACACCGAGCTGGAAGGGGAGGTGGCCCGCCGCACCGAGGAACTGCGCCGGCAGAGTGATACCATCAGTGCGCAAAACCGCGAGTTGCTGCAGGCCAATGGGCTACTGGCCTTGCAGTCAGCTGCCATTGAGAAGCTGAACACCGACCTGCAGCGCGACCTGCACCAAAGCCAGACGGCCCGGGTGCTTTCCAAAGAAGTGGATTTTGGGGAGTTCAGCCGCATTTACCCCGATAAGGATGCCTGCCTGGTGTACTTAGCCGATTTGAAATGGGCGCGGGGCTACCACTGCCGCAAATGTGGGCACGAGAAGTTCTGCGACGGTCGAGAGCCTTATTCGCGCCGTTGCACGCGGTGCCGCTATGTAGAGTCAGCCACTGCCTACACACTGTTTCAGAAGTGCAAGTTCTCCATTGTGAAGGCCTTGTATGCGGTGTTTCTGATTCATACCCATAAAGGCAACTATTCATCGCAGGAATTGTCGCGGGTGCTGGACCTGCGGCAGGCTACCTGCTGGAGCTTTCAGCAGAAAGTATTGGAAGCTATGCAGCGGCGGCGGCAGGTTCCGGATTATGATGTGAACGAAGGCTGGACCCACGTTCTGCTGGATGACTCCGTGCCGGTAGAGGAGGAGCAGGGATGA
- a CDS encoding cellulase family glycosylhydrolase encodes MAFRYCLSEVSSSFRRRIGSLIGAWLLSLLIGNATAQQFLRAQGPDLVNASGQKVVLRGVNVGGWLLQESYILGTDTLNSQGRIQAALLRTMSPKQVEKFYHRYRARFVSKADIDFLADQGFNCVRLPLHYDLFLTPKQRLTRFRALQNPAAVAAYADSLAAWNDRGQLFTARQLDGYRYIDDVLRWCGARGLYVVLDLHAAPGGQGTDRNINDNMVPLDLWKRQDARGRLVYQDAIVRLWEQLAARYRTDARVAMYDLINEPHNLNAANGLSNDNQELRTLYVRLLQAVRGQQDNHLVLLEGNGYGNEYTNLTPDKLPTELRPNLVYNAHRYWCSNSPDATDPNPNQINLIHNLAAFRDQHQVPVWVGETGENSNDWFATAVQGLNDQNIGWCHWNLKRVDATSSLLRAKPYGSILTAGGRSKLLQQVAFHHCQVNKDVVTALTRPADARTPFMALRIPGTIHAVDYDMGRAGIAYQDTYAARIDYRNTAPVNQGDAYRNDGVDIERTSDQPSNGYAVSSLEPGEWLRYTVEVATAGTYTLQVGLKPAATPGRLTFRLGDAVIATAMVPPANGVPTWTTIALSTSPLPAGQHTVQLMVDQPVEQISWLRFIEGSSTPAVE; translated from the coding sequence ATGGCCTTCCGCTATTGTTTATCTGAAGTTTCATCCAGCTTTCGCCGACGAATAGGTAGTCTTATTGGAGCCTGGCTCCTGAGCCTGCTGATAGGAAATGCTACCGCCCAGCAATTTCTGCGGGCGCAAGGTCCTGATCTGGTGAATGCCTCCGGCCAGAAAGTAGTGCTGCGGGGCGTAAACGTGGGCGGCTGGCTGCTGCAGGAAAGCTATATTCTGGGTACTGATACTCTGAATTCACAGGGCCGCATTCAGGCCGCGCTGCTGCGGACCATGTCGCCTAAGCAAGTGGAGAAATTCTACCACCGCTACCGGGCCCGCTTTGTTTCCAAGGCGGATATTGATTTTCTGGCTGATCAGGGTTTCAATTGTGTGCGCCTGCCGCTGCACTATGATTTATTCCTGACCCCCAAGCAGCGCCTCACCCGGTTCCGGGCGCTGCAAAACCCCGCTGCCGTTGCTGCCTACGCCGATTCTCTGGCTGCCTGGAACGACCGCGGCCAACTGTTTACGGCCCGCCAGCTGGATGGCTACCGCTATATAGATGATGTGCTGCGCTGGTGCGGGGCCCGTGGCCTGTATGTGGTGCTGGACCTGCACGCAGCCCCCGGCGGCCAGGGCACCGACCGCAACATCAACGATAATATGGTGCCGCTAGACCTCTGGAAGCGCCAGGATGCCCGCGGCCGCCTGGTGTATCAGGATGCCATTGTGCGCCTATGGGAGCAGCTGGCGGCCCGCTACCGTACCGATGCCCGCGTGGCCATGTATGACCTTATCAATGAGCCGCATAACCTGAATGCGGCGAATGGCCTGAGTAATGATAACCAGGAGTTGCGGACCCTGTATGTACGGCTGCTGCAAGCCGTGCGGGGCCAGCAGGACAACCACCTGGTGCTGCTGGAAGGCAACGGCTACGGCAACGAGTACACCAACCTTACGCCTGATAAACTGCCCACCGAGCTGCGCCCCAACCTCGTGTATAATGCCCACCGCTATTGGTGCTCCAACAGCCCCGATGCCACCGATCCTAATCCCAATCAAATCAACCTGATCCATAACCTAGCGGCTTTCCGCGACCAGCACCAGGTGCCCGTTTGGGTGGGCGAAACCGGCGAAAACTCCAACGACTGGTTTGCCACCGCCGTGCAGGGTCTGAACGACCAGAACATCGGCTGGTGCCACTGGAACCTGAAACGGGTGGATGCCACCAGCAGCCTGTTGCGGGCAAAGCCCTACGGCAGCATTCTAACGGCCGGTGGCCGGAGTAAGCTTTTGCAGCAGGTAGCATTCCACCATTGCCAAGTAAATAAAGATGTGGTGACGGCTCTTACCCGGCCGGCCGATGCCCGGACCCCCTTTATGGCCCTTCGTATACCGGGCACCATTCACGCGGTAGATTATGATATGGGCCGCGCCGGCATTGCCTATCAGGATACCTACGCAGCCCGGATAGATTACCGCAATACCGCCCCCGTGAACCAGGGAGATGCCTACCGCAACGATGGAGTGGATATTGAACGCACCTCTGATCAGCCATCCAACGGCTATGCGGTGAGTAGCCTGGAACCAGGAGAGTGGCTGCGCTATACGGTGGAGGTTGCCACGGCCGGGACATATACCCTGCAGGTGGGGCTTAAGCCCGCCGCCACGCCGGGCAGGCTTACTTTCCGGCTGGGTGATGCCGTAATAGCCACAGCCATGGTGCCGCCGGCCAACGGCGTCCCCACCTGGACTACCATAGCACTGAGCACTTCCCCGCTCCCGGCAGGGCAGCATACAGTACAGCTGATGGTAGACCAGCCGGTAGAACAAATAAGCTGGTTGCGGTTCATAGAAGGCAGCTCAACCCCGGCAGTGGAATAA
- a CDS encoding beta-glucosidase family protein, producing the protein MAAPAAAPQWSPRVQQLLSQMTLEEKIGQMTQLANTVINTTGVQRDVVLDSAKVTALIRQFHIGSFLNGEAVPARQWLAYSMALQRIAMRESRLHIPIIYGIDHMHGASYVAGTAIFPHNLNLGASFNPELARQTARATVLESADLGHHWVFAPVLDLGVNAYWPRLYETYGEDPLVASAMGVAFVRELQENKDILPYKVAACGKHFLGYSDPRNGWDRTNAMISDQRLQEFFRPSFQAAMDAGLKTIMINSGEINGEPVHASKAILTDLLRTQMGFKGVAVTDWEDIIRLVRVQKVAADEKEATFMAVDAGVDMAMTPYTTDFCRLVKELVQEGRLTEERINLSAGRVLQLKDDLGLFENPMPRADRLNRIGDPALKQQAVAAATETFVLLKNEQNTLPLSKAKVKRLLVVGPSADSRANLAGGWTLAWQGRPENEYPREVQTIVGALQREYPSAKVEMVPYRNAKGQLQLAGIAAAARRADAIVVAIGEKPYTEGLGNTSDLTLPEDQVQLVQTTQASGRPTILVVIGGRPSIIRGVAEKSAAIIWGGLPGFGGGEALAALLSGRANFSGKLPFTYPQFAGHISNYHHDNNENSLELSDFGAGFENRGAKFKPAMLTEFGQGLSYTTYQYSNLLLSDSVISSAGTVRATVRVTNTGQQAGKEAVLWFLTDEVGRIARPVRLLKHFDKQVFTPGQSREMTFIINPRQHLSYPDAQSRPQLENGYFTLRVGDQTARFRYADPAARASAPADPTPRAGSTAN; encoded by the coding sequence GTGGCCGCTCCGGCTGCTGCTCCTCAATGGAGCCCCCGCGTGCAGCAACTGCTGAGCCAGATGACGCTGGAGGAGAAAATCGGGCAAATGACTCAGCTCGCCAACACCGTTATTAATACAACCGGTGTACAGCGGGATGTGGTGCTGGATTCCGCCAAGGTAACGGCGCTTATCCGGCAGTTTCATATTGGCTCTTTCCTGAACGGGGAGGCAGTGCCTGCCCGGCAGTGGCTGGCATATTCTATGGCATTGCAGCGCATTGCCATGCGGGAGTCGCGCCTGCACATCCCTATTATCTACGGCATCGACCATATGCACGGGGCCAGCTACGTAGCCGGTACCGCCATTTTTCCGCATAACCTCAACCTGGGTGCCTCCTTCAACCCGGAGCTGGCCCGGCAAACGGCCCGCGCCACGGTACTGGAGTCCGCCGATTTGGGGCACCACTGGGTGTTTGCCCCGGTGCTGGACTTGGGCGTGAATGCCTACTGGCCACGCCTGTACGAAACCTACGGCGAAGACCCCTTGGTAGCCTCTGCCATGGGCGTAGCCTTTGTGCGGGAGCTGCAGGAAAACAAAGATATCCTTCCTTATAAAGTAGCCGCCTGCGGCAAGCACTTCCTGGGCTACTCCGACCCACGCAACGGCTGGGACCGGACTAATGCCATGATTTCGGACCAGCGCCTGCAGGAGTTTTTCCGCCCCTCTTTTCAGGCAGCAATGGATGCCGGGCTGAAAACCATCATGATCAACTCCGGCGAAATTAACGGCGAGCCGGTGCATGCTTCCAAAGCCATTCTCACGGATTTGCTGCGCACGCAAATGGGGTTCAAGGGCGTAGCCGTTACCGACTGGGAAGACATCATTCGCCTGGTGCGGGTGCAGAAGGTAGCCGCCGATGAGAAGGAGGCCACCTTTATGGCCGTGGATGCAGGTGTGGATATGGCCATGACACCCTACACCACCGACTTCTGCCGCCTGGTAAAAGAGCTGGTGCAGGAAGGCCGCCTGACTGAGGAGCGCATCAACCTTTCCGCAGGCCGCGTGCTGCAGCTGAAGGACGATCTGGGCTTGTTTGAAAACCCCATGCCCCGCGCCGACCGGCTCAACCGCATCGGCGACCCCGCCCTCAAGCAACAGGCAGTGGCTGCTGCTACGGAAACGTTTGTGTTGCTCAAAAACGAGCAGAACACGCTGCCCTTAAGCAAGGCAAAAGTAAAGCGCCTGCTGGTTGTAGGGCCTTCGGCTGATTCCCGCGCCAACCTGGCCGGGGGCTGGACGCTGGCCTGGCAGGGCCGCCCTGAAAATGAATACCCGCGCGAGGTGCAAACGATTGTGGGCGCCCTGCAGCGTGAATATCCGAGTGCAAAGGTGGAAATGGTACCGTACCGCAATGCCAAAGGTCAGCTGCAACTGGCCGGCATTGCGGCCGCGGCCCGCCGCGCCGATGCCATAGTAGTAGCCATTGGCGAGAAGCCATACACCGAGGGCCTGGGCAACACCAGCGACCTGACGCTGCCCGAAGACCAAGTGCAGCTGGTGCAAACCACCCAGGCCAGCGGCCGCCCCACCATACTGGTCGTTATTGGTGGCCGGCCCAGCATCATCCGGGGGGTGGCTGAAAAGTCGGCGGCCATTATATGGGGCGGGCTGCCGGGCTTTGGTGGGGGAGAGGCCCTGGCTGCGCTGCTGAGTGGCCGGGCCAATTTCAGCGGCAAGCTGCCGTTCACGTATCCGCAGTTTGCCGGCCACATCTCCAACTACCACCACGACAACAACGAGAATAGCCTGGAGCTGAGTGATTTTGGCGCCGGCTTCGAAAACCGGGGGGCTAAATTTAAGCCTGCCATGCTCACAGAGTTTGGCCAGGGCCTGAGCTATACTACCTACCAGTACAGTAATCTGCTGCTCTCTGATTCGGTAATCAGCAGCGCTGGTACGGTACGCGCTACGGTGCGCGTAACCAATACCGGCCAGCAGGCGGGTAAAGAGGCCGTGCTCTGGTTTCTGACGGATGAGGTGGGCCGCATTGCCCGCCCGGTGCGCTTGCTGAAACATTTTGACAAGCAGGTGTTTACACCTGGACAGAGTCGGGAAATGACTTTTATCATCAACCCCAGACAGCACCTGAGTTACCCCGATGCTCAGAGCCGCCCCCAGTTGGAAAATGGCTACTTCACTTTACGCGTAGGCGACCAGACCGCTCGCTTTCGCTACGCGGACCCAGCGGCCCGCGCTTCTGCTCCGGCTGACCCCACTCCCCGGGCCGGCTCCACTGCCAACTAG
- a CDS encoding 1,4-dihydroxy-2-naphthoate polyprenyltransferase — MNTSSASINPAQAWVSAFRPRTLPLALASIFMGSFLARSVGSFSWLVLALAALTTILLQILSNLANDYGDSQNGADSVHREGPQRAVQSGAITPQQMKHGMAVFGVASLISGVALLWVALGTAGAWVFLAFFIMGLSAIWAAVNYTAGSKPYGYAGLGDLSVFIFFGLVGVCGTYYLHTRTLPLAVLLPAAALGCFATAVLNVNNIRDIRSDELAGKITVPVRLGPVRARRYHWLLLVLGFSCAVLFVAFTYHSPWQWLFLLSLPLFFFNARQVWLRQESMQLDPLLKQMAMSTLAFTLLFGLGQIL; from the coding sequence ATGAATACCTCTTCTGCTTCCATCAACCCGGCCCAGGCCTGGGTTTCCGCTTTCCGGCCGCGCACGTTGCCGCTGGCGCTGGCCAGCATTTTCATGGGCAGCTTTCTGGCCAGGTCGGTCGGCTCGTTTAGCTGGCTGGTGCTGGCGCTGGCAGCCCTCACCACCATTCTCCTCCAGATACTAAGCAACCTGGCCAACGATTACGGCGACTCCCAGAACGGCGCCGACAGCGTGCACCGCGAAGGGCCGCAGCGGGCCGTGCAGAGCGGGGCCATTACGCCGCAGCAAATGAAGCACGGCATGGCCGTATTTGGCGTAGCCTCCTTGATTTCGGGGGTGGCGCTGCTGTGGGTGGCGCTGGGTACCGCCGGCGCCTGGGTGTTCCTGGCCTTTTTTATAATGGGCCTGTCGGCTATCTGGGCGGCCGTTAACTACACGGCTGGCTCCAAGCCCTACGGCTACGCCGGCCTCGGCGACTTATCCGTGTTTATCTTCTTTGGGCTGGTGGGCGTGTGTGGCACCTATTACCTGCATACGCGCACCTTACCTTTAGCCGTACTGCTGCCCGCCGCCGCGCTGGGCTGCTTTGCCACGGCAGTGCTAAACGTCAACAACATCCGCGACATCCGCTCCGATGAGCTGGCCGGTAAAATTACTGTGCCCGTGCGGTTGGGCCCGGTGCGGGCGCGCCGCTACCACTGGCTGCTGCTGGTGTTGGGTTTTAGCTGCGCGGTGCTGTTTGTGGCTTTCACGTATCACTCGCCCTGGCAGTGGCTGTTTTTGCTTTCCCTGCCGCTGTTCTTCTTCAATGCCCGCCAGGTGTGGCTGCGGCAGGAGTCTATGCAGCTCGACCCCTTATTAAAGCAAATGGCCATGAGCACCCTGGCCTTTACGCTGCTGTTTGGACTAGGCCAGATACTATAG